The genomic interval aagcaccaactgtcagagcagctcacagattactgcacctgtacatagcccacctataatgtagcccaaacaactacctctttccctactgtatttaattaattaatttatttattttgctcctttgcaccccattatttctagttcttctttgcacattcttccactgcaaatctaccattccagtgttttacttgctatattgtatttactttgccaccatggcctttttttgcctttacctcccttatctcacctcatttgctcacatcgtatatagacttgtttatagtgtattattgactgtatgtttgttttactccatgtgtaactctgtgtcgttgtatgtgtcgaactgctttgctttatcttggccaggtcgcagttataaatgagaacttgttctcaacttgcctacctggttaaataaaggtgaaaaaataaataaaaaatcccccGTCCCAATCCCCGCCCCAATCCCCGTCTCAATCCCCCGCCCCAATCCCCCGCCCCAATCCCCCGTCCCAATCCCCCGCCCCAATCCCCGTCCCAATCCCCCGTCCCAATCCCCGCCCCAATCCCCGTCCCAATCCCCGCCCCAATCCCCCGTCCCAATCCCCCGCCCCAATCCCCCGCCCCCAATCCACGCCCCAATCCCACGCCCCAATCCCACGGCCCAATCCCCGTCCCAATCCCCGCCCCAATCCCCGTCCCAATCCCCCGCCCCAATCCCCGTCCCAATCCCCCGTCCCAATCCCCGTCCCAATCCCCCGTCCCAATCCCCCGCCCCAATCCCCCGTCCCAATCCCCCGCCCCAATCCCCCGTCCCAATCCCCCGTCCCAATCCACGCCCCAATCCCCCGCCCCAATCCCCCGTCCCAATCCCCCGTCCCAATCCCCAGTCCCAATCCCCCTGCCCCAATCCCCCGTACGTTCTACAGAGGGTaggcgtacggcccagtacatcactggggtcaagattcctgccatccaggatctatataataggtggtgtcagatgaaggccacaaaaattgtcaaagactccagtcacccaaatcatagactgctctctcacctaccacacggcaagtggtaccagagtaCCAAGTCTAGGtacaaaaggctccttaacagcttctatccccaagccatcagactgctgaacagcttctatccccaagccatcagactgctgaacagtttctatccccaagtcatcagactggtgaacagcttctatccccaagtcatcagactggtgaacagcttctatccccaagccaccagactgctgaacagcttctacccccaagccaccagactgctgaacagcttctacccccaagccattagactgctgaacagcttctaccccaagccattagactggtgaacagcttctacccccaagccatcagactgctatacagcttctatccccaagccaccagactggtgaacagcttctaccccaagccatcagactgctgaacagcttctacccccaagccatcagactgctgaacagcttctacccccaagccattagactgctgaacagcttctatccccaagccaccagactgctgaacagcttctacccccaagccatcagactgctgaacagcttttaccccaagccatcagactgctgaacagcttctaccccaagccatcagactgctgaacagcttctacccccaaggcaccagactgctgaacagcttctatccccaagacaccagactgctgaacagcttctacccccaagctattagaccactgaacagcttctacccccaagccatcagactgctgaacagcttctacccccaaggcaccagactgctgaacagcttctatccccaagacaccagactgctgaacagcttctacccccaagctattagaccactgaacagcttctatccccaagacaccagactgctgaacagcttctaccccaagccatcagaccactgaacagcttctatccccaagcccccagactgctgaacagcttctaccccaagccatcagaccactgaacagcttctatccccaagccatcagaccactgaacagcttctatccccaagccatcagactgctgacaAATTAGCTCTGCAACCTCCTCCATAGACAAGAACACAGACCAATGACCAAAACTATGTACACAAACtatacagtaaacactacactaCTGTATGAGACTACTCTGAGTTAGTCAGCCATCATGTAGGGTCCAGCCCACTGGCCTTAAGGGCCGGCCCGGGCCCCATCCATTAGTGAACCAAGTTTTTGGCCCCCAGGGCCTTCTGGCTCCTTCCAGAAggcctccgtgtgtgtgtgttagcaagtCTTCTACATTCTAGTGGTAGCTGCAATACTCACTGACTTGTGGCCTTTCTAGGGATTACGTGCTGCTTTCATCTGCCACTAGAAAGAAAATACagatagaggacagggagaggggtcaggaccagtcagagaggagaggacagggagaggggtcaggaccagtcagagaggagaggacagggagaggggtcaggaccagtcagagaggagagggagaggggtcaggaccagtcagagaggagagggagaggggtcaggaccagtcagagaggagagggagaggggtcaggaccagtcagagaggacagggagagg from Oncorhynchus masou masou isolate Uvic2021 unplaced genomic scaffold, UVic_Omas_1.1 unplaced_scaffold_7100, whole genome shotgun sequence carries:
- the LOC135537098 gene encoding uncharacterized protein LOC135537098, coding for MAGILTPVMYWAVRLPSVERTGDWGRGIGTGDWDGGLGRGIGAGDWGVDWDGGLGRGIGAGDWDGGLGRGIGTGDWDGDWDGGLGRGLGRGIGTGIGAGIGTGIGPWDWGVGLGRGLGAGDWGGGLGRGIGAGIGTGIGAGIGTGDWDGDWGGGLGRGIGAGDW